From a single Lolium rigidum isolate FL_2022 chromosome 7, APGP_CSIRO_Lrig_0.1, whole genome shotgun sequence genomic region:
- the LOC124672460 gene encoding protein NRT1/ PTR FAMILY 2.9-like: protein MTSSTVSGAGGHPAGDIGDHPEAPNADDTIYQAALPDNEACVSAAAPELRYRGWKTMPFVIGNETFEKLGSIGTAANLMMYLTSVFHMTNVDAAMALNAFSGTTNLATVVGAFASDLYLGRYATVGIGCIATLIGMIILTFTAAVPTLHPPPCAGGEEPCAGATGRQLAVLVLAFVFIVAGAGGIRPCNLAFGADQFDPRTDSGRRGINSFFNWYYFTFTIAVCVSSTVIIYVQSNVSWWVGFAIPAALMLVSCALFFAGERLYVRVSPEGSPLVGVVRVAVAAFRKRRVAAPDDPGKSLFRTRHASSLVSRLPYTEQFRFLDKAAVVVEVKSEVDLDGFPKNPWQLCSMQQVEETKCILRVLPVWVTCIVYYVAFAQTNTYVVLQATQSDRHLRAGGGLEVPPGSFTIFPMLALTVWIPLYDRLVVPWMKRLTGREEGITMLQRMGIGMVLSSVAMLISGLVEQRRRDLAVLQAATSGGSMSRSKVSPQSAFWLVPQLAALGLSEAFNQVSQMEFYYKQFPENMRSVAGSLLFSGLALSNYLSELLVSIVHRTTGGSEEGWLAEDLNSGRLDWFYFLIGAVGLADLVVFLVCANWYRYKVCDDGHEQDADVYP, encoded by the exons ATGACGTCATCCAccgtctccggcgccggcggtcaCCCCGCCGGAGACATAGGTGACCACCCGGAGGCGCCTAACGCCGACGACACCATTTACCAAGCTGCCTTGCCGGACAACGAGGCATGTGTGTCCGCCGCGGCACCGGAGCTCCGGTACCGGGGGTGGAAGACGATGCCGTTCGTGATCGGCAATGAGACGTTCGAGAAGCTGGGAAGCATCGGCACGGCCGCGAACCTGATGATGTACTTGACTTCAGTCTTCCACATGACCAACGTCGACGCTGCCATGGCGCTCAACGCCTTCAGCGGCACCACCAATCTCGCCACCGTCGTCGGCGCCTTCGCCTCCGACCTTTACCTCGGCCGCTATGCCACCGTCGGCATCGGCTGCATTGCCACCTTAATC GGCATGATCATACTGACGTTCACAGCTGCCGTCCCGACGCTGCACCCCCCGCCATGTGCCGGTGGCGAGGAGCCGTGCGCGGGCGCGACGGGGCGTCAGCTTGCTGTGCTGGTGCTCGCATTCGTGTTCATCGTGGCCGGGGCGGGTGGTATCCGTCCGTGCAACCTTGCCTTTGGCGCCGACCAGTTCGACCCGCGCACCGACTCCGGCCGCCGCGGCATCAACAGCTTCTTCAACTGGTACTACTTCACCTTCACCATCGCCGTCTGCGTATCATCGACGGTGATCATCTACGTGCAGAGCAACGTGAGCTGGTGGGTCGGGTTCGCCATCCCCGCCGCGCTGATGCTGGTGTCCTGCGCGCTCTTCTTCGCCGGCGAAAGGCTCTACGTCCGGGTGAGCCCGGAGGGAAGCCCCCTCGTCGGCGTCGTCCGCGTCGCCGTAGCCGCGTTTCGGAAGCGGCGTGTGGCCGCACCTGACGACCCCGGCAAGTCGCTTTTCAGGACGCGGCACGCGAGCTCGCTCGTGTCGAGGCTCCCCTACACCGAACAGTTTAGGTTCCTCGACAAGGCCGCCGTGGTGGTGGAGGTCAAGAGCGAGGTCGACCTCGATGGCTTCCCTAAGAATCCATGGCAGCTGTGCAGCATGCAGCAGGTGGAGGAGACCAAGTGCATTCTGCGCGTCCTGCCGGTGTGGGTCACCTGCATCGTGTACTACGTGGCCTTCGCGCAGACAAACACCTACGTCGTCCTTCAGGCGACGCAGTCCGACCGCCACctccgcgccggcggcggcctcgaGGTGCCGCCGGGATCGTTCACAATCTTCCCCATGCTCGCGCTCACCGTGTGGATCCCGCTCTACGACCGCCTCGTCGTGCCGTGGATGAAGAGGCTCACCGGCCGCGAGGAGGGCATCACGATGCTCCAGCGCATGGGCATCGGCATGGTTCTGTCCTCCGTGGCCATGCTCATCTCAGGCCTGGTCGAGCAGCGCCGGCGCGATCTCGCCGTGCTGCAGGCGGCCACGAGCGGCGGGTCCATGTCGCGCAGTAAAGTGTCGCCGCAGTCGGCGTTCTGGCTGGTGCCACAGCTCGCAGCGCTGGGTCTGTCGGAGGCGTTCAACCAGGTGAGCCAGATGGAGTTCTACTACAAgcagttcccggagaacatgcgCAGCGTCGCCGGCTCTCTGCTGTTCAGCGGTCTGGCGCTCTCGAACTACCTCAGCGAGCTCCTGGTGAGCATCGTACACCGCACGACCGGCGGCAGCGAGGAGGGGTGGCTCGCCGAGGACTTGAACAGCGGGAGGCTCGACTGGTTTTACTTCCTGATCGGCGCCGTTGGCTTGGCCGACCTCGTTGTGTTTCTTGTATGCGCAAATTGGTACAGGTACAAGGTTTGCGATGATGGCCATGAGCAGGATGCAGATGTATATCCGTGA